CGAATTCATAGAATTTTTCCGGCTTCAAATTAGCGTCGGATGCGATTTCCGACAGGTAACCGTCGATTAGTTTCCCAACCGTTATCAACGCAGTAGATACAGGGATATTGCCTTCTTCCTCGTCGGCTTGAATTCTGGTGACCGATCTCTCTTCCAATCTTTGAAGAAAATACACCAGAATTCTCTCCACGCAATCAACGTCGTACAATGTCTCGTTCAAATAGGAATAGCTCGGAATCAGCAGATCGTCCAAAGTGGCTTGCTCCAATTGCGATCCAATTTTTTTCTCCAATGATCGCCTTGAAACCTCAGAAGCGTTCAAAATGTACGACGTTCTTAACAATCCGAACAAGAATCTCGTCGTGTTCGAAGTTGAACGTGATGTTTTCTCTATCGGGAGATTGGAAATAATCGTCTCCAGAAGCTCCCTCCGCTCATTCTCTGATGAAAGGTTGGAAGAAGCCGATGGTTTCCGTGTTGTTGTGCGAGAAATTCCCGGAATGAATTTCTTCGCATAATTCATCAAACAACTCTCTACAATATCTCCGCTCAGATTCAAAGCTTTCATGGCGAAAATCAAACGTTTGAAAATATGCACACTCAAATATCCAAGCTCATCCAACCACGAATCCGCTATCGCAGCTCCTCGCGTCACGTCACCATATTTCCTCCTAGCGTCAGCTTCAGTTTTACTATCCACAGCTCCGCCGTTCATCGGCCAACCGAACAGTGAGGGATCTGCGGCGGCTGCTTTTGTAGCAATGGCTTCAATACATCTCTGAACAATGCCCAGATTTTCCGCCATGGGCAACAGTCTTTCACAAGAGGTCAAAGTTTTTATCGAATGTTTGATATTTTTGAGTGTAGACTGAGCAAGAAACCTCTCGGTCTTAGAGATGAGATTGTCTTCGGAGTATTCTTCCGTCATCTCCAAGTACTCTCCGGCACACCGTAGTGCAGCGACGTTGGTGGCGGAGAGATCCACTTTCACG
This Primulina eburnea isolate SZY01 chromosome 2, ASM2296580v1, whole genome shotgun sequence DNA region includes the following protein-coding sequences:
- the LOC140823576 gene encoding BTB/POZ domain-containing protein At5g66560-like, which encodes MASKQPGSKGQAWFCTTGLPSDVAIEVDGMTFHLHKFPLMGKSRKLHEMITEQETNQTTNRFATIQSVSEQNQSNENDEGEEEIQEEDNEGQFHFVLPDFPGGCEAFEPAAKFCYGVKVDLSATNVAALRCAGEYLEMTEEYSEDNLISKTERFLAQSTLKNIKHSIKTLTSCERLLPMAENLGIVQRCIEAIATKAAAADPSLFGWPMNGGAVDSKTEADARRKYGDVTRGAAIADSWLDELGYLSVHIFKRLIFAMKALNLSGDIVESCLMNYAKKFIPGISRTTTRKPSASSNLSSENERRELLETIISNLPIEKTSRSTSNTTRFLFGLLRTSYILNASEVSRRSLEKKIGSQLEQATLDDLLIPSYSYLNETLYDVDCVERILVYFLQRLEERSVTRIQADEEEGNIPVSTALITVGKLIDGYLSEIASDANLKPEKFYEFAITLPDRARVFDDGLYRAVDVYLKAHPWISETDRERICGVLDCQKLTLEACTHAAQNERLPLRAVVQVLFFEQLQLRHAISGTILGGRGTEDEDEEMVERSRAEEGNGTWRAAVRDNQMLRGDMDSMRARVQDLERDCSVMKTTIERMDNSGPRGHGENGGWWSKLGCKFKTQVCDSHEPTGAEGGKRRREL